One region of Rana temporaria chromosome 9, aRanTem1.1, whole genome shotgun sequence genomic DNA includes:
- the LOC120914495 gene encoding olfactory receptor 1L6-like → MEPTQNKTISGFILLGFSDVPHLLLPLFSFFLVVYVLCIAGNSFMIMLIVSQPQLHTTMYNLMGNLAFVDVCFTSTIIPWSLYSLLFRDTHISIHGCFTQLFLFVAVASMEGYLLTIMALDRYCAVCLPLRYLIIMNSRTCICLLAFCWIIVFLQSTFYTVLTSTQTFCSWVIHHYFCDVPVLMKLACSEISEALQIVNYTIVSLIIVGPVLIILGSYVLIIRAVLAIQTSQGRSKTFSTCSSHLTMVILLYSTSLFMYFRPMSIYSPTYDRVISVVSCVINPTLNPFIYSLRNKDVKNAVRRSLKYK, encoded by the coding sequence ATGGAGCCTACTCAGAATAAAACTATTTCTGGCTTTATCCTGTTGGGTTTCTCTGATGTGCCTCATCTTCTCCTCCcactcttctcctttttcttggTTGTGTATGTCCTCTGCATTGCAGGTAACTCATTTATGATTATGCTTATTGTATCACAGCCCCAACTTCACACCACAATGTACAATTTGATGGGGAACCTTGCCTTTGTGGATGTGTGTTTTACCTCTACAATCATCCCTTGGTCCTTGTATAGCCTTCTGTTCAGAGACACCCATATCTCCATCCATGGCTGCTTCACACAACTCTTTCTATTTGTCGCAGTGGCCAGCATGGAGGGTTATTTGTTGACCATCATGGCCTTGGACCGATATTGTGCAGTGTGTTTACCCCTTCGTTACCTGATAATTATGAACAGTAGGACCTGTATCTGTCTGCTGGCTTTCTGTTGGATCATTGTCTTTCTCCAGTCTACTTTCTACACTGTTTTGACTTCTACTCAGACATTCTGTAGTTGGGTTATCCATCATTACTTCTGTGATGTCCCTGTACTAATGAAGTTAGCTTGCTCCGAAATCTCAGAAGCTCTACAAATCGTTAACTATACCATAGTTTCCCTCATCATCGTTGGCCCAGTACTCATCATCCTTGGGTCGTATGTACTCATTATCAGAGCAGTGTTGGCTATACAGACATCCCAAGGAAGGAGCAAGACCTTCTCCACCTGCTCATCTCACCTTACCATGGTCATCCTCCTCTACAGCACAAGCCTATTTATGTACTTCCGGCCAATGTCCATTTACTCCCCGACCTATGATCGGGTCATCAGCGTGGTGTCCTGTGTCATTAACCCAACGCTCAACCCCTTTATTTACAGCCTGAGAAACAAGGATGTGAAAAACGCTGTAAGAAGAAgtctaaaatacaaataa
- the LOC120914615 gene encoding olfactory receptor 1361-like — protein MNYTPPSEFYLFSLSDSPALRLPLFVLFLLIYKITAFGNVVMLSVIIIDSHLHSPMYQLLWNFSLMDFSFSSTTVPGMLATVITQKNKISFSRCIAQVFFFHAFGNSENLLLAVMAYDRYAAICCPLRYSTLMNRNTCLAMCIICCTFASVHALLHAMVTSFLKFCPLVYIPHFFCDIPPLLEVSYSDTTFNELLIFTEGSLVALVPSLLTILSYIRITISILRIHSSSGRQKAFSTCASHLAVFFLFSASAVSMYFKPSSVSSPQKSKFVTLMYTALTPMFNPYIYCLRNSDVKTAVRKWLYQKDKSWENSK, from the coding sequence ATGAACTACACGCCACCGTCTGAATTCTACCTCTTTAGTCTTTCGGATTCTCCAGCACTCCGCCTTCCTCTATTTGTCCTTTTTCTCCTTATCTACAAGATTACCGCATTTGGAAATGTTGTGATGCTAAGTGTTATAATCATTGATTCACACCTTCATTCCCCGATGTACCAGCTCTTGTGGAACTTCTCCCTCATGGATTTCTCCTTCTCTTCTACCACCGTGCCGGGCATGTTGGCCACAGTGATAACCCAGAAGAATAAAATTTCCTTCTCTAGGTGCATCGCTCAGGTTTTTTTCTTCCACGCTTTTGGCAACAGTGAAAACTTACTGCTAGCTGTCATGGCTTATGACCGATATGCTGCTATATGCTGTCCATTGAGATACTCAACACTCATGAACAGAAACACTTGTCTGGCCATGTGCATTATATGTTGCACATTTGCCTCAGTGCATGCCCTTCTTCATGCCATGGTAACATCGTTCCTTAAGTTCTGTCCACTTGTATACATTCCACATTTCTTCTGTGACATACCACCCCTTCTGGAAGTCTCCTACTCCGACACAACATTCAATGAACTTCTCATTTTTACGGAAGGCTCTCTGGTGGCTTTGGTTCCATCACTTCTTACTATACTTTCTTATATTCGAATAACCATCTCCATTCTCCGCATACACTCTTCTTCCGGTAGACAGAAGGCTTTCTCCACCTGTGCCTCCCATCTTGCagtcttctttcttttctctgcCTCAGCGGTCTCCATGTATTTCAAACCTTCTTCCGTCTCCTCACCGCAAAAAAGCAAATTTGTGACCCTCATGTATAcagcactgacaccaatgtttaaCCCATACATTTACTGCCTGAGAAATAGTGACGTGAAGACGGCTGTGCGGAAATGGTTATACCAAAAGGACAAAAGTTGGGAGAACTccaaataa
- the LOC120914614 gene encoding olfactory receptor 1L4-like encodes MDLKNQTIQGFTLLGLSEKPHFRLPLFSFFMVAYVLCVLGNSVIFMLILTQSQLRTPMYILLGNLSVVDICMTSITIPRALCSLLTQNMAISFHGCFVQLFLFHAVGNMDSFLLAIMALDRYAAVCQPLHYTTIMSNRTCIGLVTSSWAVVTLHSTLFTVMTSTLPYCNWVIHHYFCDVPAMLLLSCKDTYAQQMTVFIEGSLIVMGPMLFILGSYILIIRDIMKLRTSKGRRRTFSTCSSHLTVVILFYSSIIFMYFRPSALYSVTYDQVISVVYSVITPMFNPFIYSLRNKEVKGAMKKVTQCCSDESLKWTQEKNVED; translated from the coding sequence ATGGATTTGAAGAATCAAACTATCCAGGGCTTCACTCTGCTGGGCCTTTCCGAGAAACCCCACTTTAGACTgcctctcttctcctttttcaTGGTAGCTTACGTTCTCTGTGTTTTGGGCAACAGTGTTATTTTCATGCTCATCTTAACCCAATCTCAGCTCCGTACCCCAATGTACATCTTACTGGGGAACCTTTCTGTTGTTGATATTTGCATGACCTCTATCACCATCCCTCGGGCTCTTTGTAGCCTCCTAACTCAAAATATGGCCATCTCATTTCATGGTTGTTTTGTGCAGCTCTTCCTCTTCCATGCAGTTGGTAATATGGACAGCTTTCTACTGGCCATCATGGCCTTGGATCGGTATGCTGCTGTTTGCCAACCCTTGCATTACACAACCATCATGAGCAATAGGACGTGCATTGGTTTAGTGACTTCTTCGTGGGCTGTCGTTACTCTACATTCCACCCTGTTCACAGTTATGACATCTACTCTTCCCTACTGCAATTGGGTTATCCATCACTATTTTTGTGATGTTCCGGCCATGTTGCTGCTGTCTTGCAAAGACACTTATGCTCAGCAAATGACTGTCTTCATTGAAGGGTCTTTAATTGTCATGGGCCCCATGTTGTTTATATTGGGCTCCTACATTCTCATCATAAGAGATATTATGAAGCTGCGGACCTCCAAAGGCAGAAGACGGACCTTCTCTACTTGTTCCTCTCACTTAACTGTGGTCATCTTATTCTACAGCTCCATCATATTTATGTACTTTCGCCCAAGTGCCCTCTACTCTGTAACCTATGATCAGGTCATcagcgtggtctacagtgtcatcACACCAATGTTCAACCCATTTATATACAGTCTAAGGAACAAGGAGGTCAAAGGAGCGATGAAGAAGGTCACACAATGCTGCAGTGATGAAAGTCTAAAATGGACTcaagaaaaaaatgtagaagactaG
- the LOC120914494 gene encoding olfactory receptor 5V1-like: MEPPENKTLTGFVLLGFSDIPHLILPLSTFFLASYVFCIAGNTFILVLIVSQLQLHTPMYVLMGNLAFVDVCFTSIIIPRTLYGLLSGDTHISIHGCIVQLFLFLAVANMDSYLLTVMAFDRFCAVCFPLRYLIIMNSGTCKFLVAFCWIIVCLHSAFCIVLTTYRPFCRWVIDHYFCDLPVIMQLSCSGGSEILNQAGFIEASIVVFSPLLFILVSYVLIIRAVLALKSSQGRRKTFSTCSSHLTMVILLYSTIIFMYFRPGSIYSPTYDRDISVVYSVIIPMLNPLIYSLRNKDIKTSLRKILKQT; this comes from the coding sequence ATGGAGCCGCCTGAGAATAAGACTCTCACTGGCTTTGTTCTTTTGGGATTTTCTGATATACCTCACCTTATCCTTCCTCTCTCCACCTTCTTCTTGGCTTCCTATGTCTTCTGTATTGCTGGAAACACATTCATCCTCGTGCTTATTGTTTCACAGCTACAACTTCACACCCCAATGTATGTCTTGATGGGGAACCTTGCCTTTGTGGATGTATGTTTTACTTCCATTATCATTCCAAGGACATTGTATGGCCTCCTGTCTGGAGACACCCACATCTCTATCCATGGCTGTATTGTCCAGCTATTCCTGTTTCTGGCAGTGGCCAACATGGACAGTTATTTGTTGACCGTCATGGCCTTTGACCGATTCTGTGCAGTTTGTTTCCCTCTACGTTACCTGATTATTATGAACAGTGGGACCTGTAAATTTCTGGTGGCTTTCTGTTGGATTATCGTGTGCCTCCACTCTGCTTTCTGCATTGTGCTGACTACTTATCGGCCATTCTGTAGATGGGTAATCGACCACTACTTTTGTGACCTTCCTGTAATAATGCAGCTATCCTGTTCAGGTGGTTCAGAAATTCTAAACCAGGCTGGCTTTATTGAAGCCTCTATTGTGGTGTTTAGCCCATTACTCTTCATCCTTGTATCCTATGTGCTAATTATCAGAGCTGTGTTGGCTCTGAAGTCATCCCAAGGAAGAAGGAAGACCTTCTCTACTTGTTCATCTCACCTAACCATGGTCATCCTCCTCTACAGCACAATTATATTTATGTACTTTCGACCAGGCTCCATCTACTCGCCGACCTATGATCGGGACATCAGTGTTGTGTACAGTGTCATTATCCCAATGCTCAACCCGTTAATTTACAGCCTGAGAAACAAGGACATCAAAACTTCTCTAAGAAAAATTCTAAAGCAGACATGA